TGGCCGCGTACCTGCGGGAGCTGGGCGCCGCGACGGTGGTGGTGACGCTCGGCGCGGCCGGCGCGGTGCTGGCCGCCGCCGACGCCGACCCGGTCCGGGTGCCGGCCTCGCGGGTCGACGCGGTCGACGCCACAGGCGCCGGCGACTCGGTGATGGCGGCGTTGATCGCCGATCTGCTCCTCGACGGCGAGCCGGCCAACCCGGCGGGCTGGGTGGAGCGGGTGGCGTTCGCGCTGCGGGTGGCCGGCCTGGTCTGCGAGTCCCCCGGCGGCGCCACCGCCATGCCCACCCGCGCCGACGTCGAACGTCGCTTCCGGAGCTAGGGCGTGCCGTCCAGTTCGAGGTAGCCGCGGCGGGCGGCGATGAGGGCGGCGCGGGCGCCGAAGGGCGCCTCGGCGGCGACCCGTTCCGGCGGTGCGCCGCCGGTATGCCCGGCCCGGATCAGCCACGCCAGCTTCGCCAGCTCGGCGTGCTGGGCACGGACGAACTCCACGTCCACCGGGTCGCCGTGGCCCGGCACCACCACCGTGCCCGTGGTGGTCAGCCGGAGCAGGTCGGCGACCGCGTCCGGCCACTGCAGGGGGTACGAGTCCTCGAACGCGGGCGGCCCGCTCTGCTCCACCAGGTCCCCGGCGACCAGCACGTCCGCGTCGGGTACGTGCACCACCAGGTCGGCGTCGGTGTGCCCCCGCCCGGGGTGACGCAGCAGCACCCGCCGGCCGCCCAGGTCGAGTGCCGTCTCGGTGTGCACGGTGTGGGTCGGTGCGAGCAGTGGTGTGTCGGTCAGCTCGGCGGCGAGCGCCGGGTGCTCCTCGCGCACCTCGTCGTACGCCTCCCGGCGCAGCCGCTCCGGCTGCTCGCGCAGGGCCGCGGCGGCCAGCGCGTGCGCGTACACCGGGCGGGGCGGGTCGCCGGCCAGCACGGCGTTGCCGAAGCAGTGGTCGTAGTGGTGGTGGGTGTTCACCAGCGTCAGCGGACGGTCGGTGACCGCCCGGACGGCGGCGGCCAGCTCGGTGGCCTGGGCCGCCGAGGAGAGGGTGTCCACCAGCAGCGCCTCGTCGTCGCCGACGACCAGGGTGACGTTGATCCGCAGCAGCGGCTCGCGCAGCACGTGCACCCGGTCGGCGACCTTGACGAAACCGCCGATCATGACGCCCGCCCGGCGCGGTCGACGAAGCGTTGCCGGTCCACCAGGATCCGGTCCACCCGACCCCGGGCCACCGTCTCGGCACCATCGGTGACGGTGACCTCGAACGACAGCCGGCGACCGTCGACGGCCGCCAGCAGGGCCTGCGCCCGGACCGTCCGGCCGACCACGGTCGGCGCCAGGTGCTCCAGCTCGACCCGGGTCCCCACGGTGGTCGACCCGGACGGCATCGCGGTCGCCGTCGCCGCGACGGTGGCCGCCTCGGCCAGCGCGAGCACCCGGGGTGTGCCGAGCACCGGTACGTCCCCGGAACCGACCGCCTGGGCGGTGTCCGCGTCGGTGACGGTCAACTCGACCCGGGCGGTCAGACCCGGCGCGAAGGCCGGCTCGGGCTGCTCCTGCATGGTCGCCAGCCTAGGTGCTCGCCGAGCCCGCCGAGCACGCGCCCGGCGATCCGGCCGTACCCGCCGCGCTACCTGTGGACCGGCCCGGCGGGTGGTCGCCGTCGGTCGATGCCGCCCCCGTCGTTAACCTTGACCGCGATGGCCGTCGTGACTGACCCCCAAACCCCCGCCCGGACCGACCCGCCCGCGTCCCCGGACGGGGGCCGTCGGCGCATCGTCGCCATGACGATCTGGGCGGTCGCCTTCGTGGCCGCCTGGCTGGGCATCGGACTACCCACCGACCCCGCGTACGCCTTCGTGTGGATCTGGGCCGGGACCATCGCCTGGAACAGCGACCGGCCGTGGCGCAGTCATCTGCGCTTCGCCCGGGACTGGGTGCCGGTGGTGCTCCTGCTCGCCGCGTACAACCTCTCCCGGGGGTTCGCCGACAACGGGGCCACCCCGCACGCGATGGAGTTGATCGTCGCGGACCGGTTCATGTTCGGCTGGGCCACCGGCGGTGAGGTGCCCACCATCTGGTTGCAGCAGCACCTCTACCACCCGCAGCTGCACTGGTGGGACGTCGCGGCGAGCTGGGTGTACTTCTCGCACTTCGTGGTGGCGCTGGCCGCCGCCGCGGTGCTCTGGCTGCGGGACCGGCACCGCTGGGCGGCGTACATGCGGCGCTGGGGCTTCCTCTGCGCCGCCGGTCTGGCCACCTACTTCATCTACCCGGCGGCGCCGCCGTGGTGGGCGGCACAGAACGGCCTGCTCACCGAGGTCGCCCGGATCTCCACCCGGGGCTGGAAGGCGTTCGGCATGCACGGCGCCGGCAACGTGCTCAACGCCGGTCAGATCGCCTCGAACCCGGTCGCCGCGATGCCGTCGCTGCACACCGCTTGGGCGCTGTTCGTGGTGCTCTTCTTCCTGCACACCACCCGCCGCCGCTGGTGGCCGCTGCTGCTCGCGTACCCGCTGGCGATGACCTTCACCCTGGTCTACTCGGGTGAGCACTACGTGATCGACGTGCTGGTCGGCTGGACGTACGTCGGGATGACCTTCCTGGTGGTCGGCCTGGCCGAGCGTGGGTGGGCGGCGCTGCGAGCCCGTCGCGCCGGGCCCGCCAAAGCCGCCGCCGAACCGCCACCGGGAGGTATCACCGGCCCCGACGGCGCCACCGACCCCCCGGGTCGGCCGGCCAACGGGCAGCCGGCACCGGTCGGCCCGAGCACCGCCGACGAGCCCGCAGTCCCAGCCGACCGCTGACACCGTCAGCCCCGGCCCGGCCCCGGCCGGGTGGGGCCGGGTGGGTCAGGCCGGGCGGCGGGCGGCGTGCGCGCGGAAGGTCAGCTCGGCTGCCAGGCCCCACGCCTCCGACAGATCCCGGTCCTGTGCCGCCGCGCCCGAACCGCCCGCGGTGTCCGCGTAGACGGTGGCCAGCCCGAGCCGGCGCTGCGCCGGCCCCTGCACCACCCGCACGCTCTGGATCCGGGCGTACGGCACGATCGCCACCTGCCGGGTGAGCAGCCCGGACCGGGTGGCGAAGACCCGCTCGAACAGGCCGGCGCCGAGCGCGCCCCGGCCCAGTGGGTGCAGCCAGCGGGCCCGGGGTGGCGGTGGGGCCAGCGCCAGCGCGTCGAGGCGTACCCCTGGCAGCACCTCGGTGACGATCATCGTCGCGGTCGGCAGGTCACCGACCGGCAGCAGGCGGTCCGGCCGGTTGCGGTCGTCGGCCTCGGCGACGGAGTAACCGGCAACCTCCAGCCGCAGCCGCAGCCAGCCCTTCACCCGCCAGAGCAGCGGCCAGGTGGCCCGTACGGTCTGAACCCGGTCCAGCGGCACGGTCTGCGCCCGGGTCTCCAGCAGGCCGTTGTGCACCCGCAGCGTGCCGTCGTCGCGGGCCAGCCGGAAGTTCCAGTCGTCGAGGACCCGGCGGATCGGTTGCAGCAGCACACCGGCCATCGCGGTCAGCGTGCTCGCCACCGCGACGAACGACCACGACCCCGCGGTGAGGAACTGCACCACGACGAAGGCCACGCCGAACGGGAGCAGGAATGCCTGCGGGGTGAGCAGTTGGCTGACCAGCAGGCTCTGGTTGCGTACCGCGTGCAGCGGGCGGCCCGGTGCGGCCAGCGGCGGCGCCGTCCCGGGGGCCGCCGCGGACGGCGCGAGGCCCGGCGCGGGCGGTTGTGACGCGCGGCCGGCGAGCGCCAGCAGCCGCTCGCGCAGCCGGGCCGCGTCGGCCACCCCGAGGTACGCCAGCGGCGCCTCGGTCTTGCCCCCGCCGACCACCTCGAGCCGCAACTCGGCCAGGCCGGTGAGCTGGGCGAGCAGCGGCCGGACCACCTCCACGGCCTGCAACCGCTCCAGGGGAATCGCCCGGGTACGCCGCCAGAGCAGCCCCTCGTACACCCGCAGTTCGCGGCCCACCACGTGGTAGCCGGTGTTGTACCAGCTGATCACTGACAGCACGGTCGCGCCGAGCGCCAGTACCACCACCATGGCCGCGAACCAGCCGAAGCCGACCCGGGACAGCGTCGACCAGGACAGCCCGGCGATCACCACGACCAGCGACTTGGCCCCGTGCAACAGCGGGCTGAGCGGGTGCAGTCGCTGACGCGGCTCGCCGTCGCCGCCCGTTGCCGGCAGCGGCCAGGGATAGGGCACCCCGGGCGGCACCGCCGCGTAGGGCACCGCTCCGCCGGGCGCGTAGGGCGGCACCGCGCCGCCGGGGGGCGGGCCGGTGGGAGGCGCGCCACCGGGCGGCCGGGGCGGGCCGGTGCCAGGCTCGGCGGGATGGTCGGTCATCGGGCCGGCCTCCAGCGTGGCCGGTCGACCGGTCGCGCGCTCACAGCCCCTCCGCCCGGTCCTCGCCGAGCGCGGTGAGCCGGTCGCGCAGCCGGGACGCCTCCGCCGGGCGCAGCCCCGGAACCCGGGCGTCGCTCGCCGCCGCCGCGGTGTGCAACTGCACGGTGGCCAGGTCGAAGGCGCGCTCCAGCGGCCCGGCGCTGACGTCGACGAACTGCATCCGGGAATACGGCACGATGGAGAGCCGCCGGACCAGCAGCCCGTGCCGGACCAGCAGGTCGTCCTCCCGCTCGGCGTAGCCCCAGGCCCGGACCGCGCGGACGATCGCCACGGCCCGCCACGCGCCGAACACCAGCACGGCGGCGAGGGCGAGCCCGAACAGGCCCTGACCGCTCAGTGCCCAGCCGATCGCCGTCACCGCCAGCCCGATGGCGAGCACCACGGCCAGCCGGATCAGCTCCACCCAGATCAGGTCGGAGGAGATCGGCTGCCAGTGGACAGTGTCCGGCCAGGGCTCCAGTGGACCCCGCCCCGCGGACCCGTCCGTCAACAGCGGCCCGGGTGCGCCGGAGGCGGGCGACGGGCCGGGGGGCAGCAGGCCGGGCGCCGGCAGGTCGGGCGGGCGCGGGTCCCCGTCGTACCCGCCGGATCTCGGTAGGGCGCTCGGCGGCAGCGGGGCGGGCGATGACGCGTCGGGCGGGGTGGGATCCGGGCCGAGCGTGCCGGGCGCCGGGAACGCTCCGGGCGGTGGGGCTGTGGTGCGGGGCCGGGACGGGGAGGCGGGCCCGGGGGAGGCCGGTGGGTCGACGCGGTCGTCCGCGCTCACCGATGGGATCCGTTCTGCGCGGCAGCGGCGCGAGGCGTCACGCTGCTGTGCCCACTTGTTCGCCCGCTGCGCTCGCTCACATGTCGAGGGTAGGCGATCCGGGCACCGGATTGACGGCACGCAGGAAGCCGCGTGCGTCCAGGAAGTCGCCGAGGCTGCCCCGGTGCTCGCCGCAGGCCAGCCACGTCTTGCGCCGCTCGGCGTTGTGCAGACGGGGGTTGTTCCACTCAAGCGCCCAGACAGCGGGGGCGCGGCAGCCGCGTGCCGAGCAGATCAGGGCCTCGCCGGCGGGGGAGGGGTTGCTCATCCCGGCCAGTCTAGGGCGGCGGGACGGAGGGCTTGAGCGCCGGGCGGCCACGGGGGGAGCCGCCCGGCGACGGGGTGAATGGTACACGCGGCGAGCCGGTCCCTGTCCACCCCGTGAAGGGCGATTCGGCTGCCGGGGACGGCGCGGCGAAAATCGGCTTCTCCCCACCTCGACACTCAGGAAGGCGTGCGAGTCTTGATACCGCACCAGCCGCGACGACCGACCAACGCTGTGGAGGACCGGTGGCCCAGCCGACCATGCCCGATGCCCCGACGCCGAACGGGGCGGCCCCGGCGGACCCCGCGCCGGTGACCACACCCGCGCAGGACGCCACCCTGCTGGAACGGGCGCTGTTCGAGATCAAACGGGTCATCGTCGGGCAGGACCGGATGGTGGAGCGGATGTTCGTCGCGCTGCTCGCCCGCGGCCACTGCCTGCTCGAAGGGGTGCCCGGGGTGGCCAAGACCCTGGCCGTGGAGACCCTCGCCAAGGTTGTCGGCGGATCCTTCGCCCGGGTGCAGTTCACCCCGGACCTGGTGCCCGCCGACATCATGGGCACCCGGATCTACCGGCAGTCGAGCGAGAAGTTCGATGTCGAGCTGGGCCCGGTCTTCGTCAACTTCCTGCTCGCCGACGAGATCAACCGGGCTCCGGCCAAGGTGCAGTCGGCGCTGCTGGAGGTGATGAGCGAGCGGCAGGTGTCCATCGGCGGGGAGAGCCACCGGGTGCCCGACCCGTTCCTGGTGATGGCCACCCAGAACCCGATCGAGCAGGAGGGCGTCTACCCGCTGCCGGAGGCGCAGCGGGACCGGTTCCTCATGAAGATCGTGGTGGGCTACCCGACCGACGCCGAGGAGCGGGAGATCGTCTACCGGATGGGCGTCGCCGCGCCGGAGCCGAGTGCGGTCTTCGACACGCCCGACCTGATCGCCCTGCAACGCAAGGCGGACCAGGTCTTCGTGCACAACGCCCTGGTCGACTACGCGGTCCGGCTGGTGCTGGCCACCCGCGCGCCGGCCGAGCACGGCATGCCCGACGTCGCCCAGCTGATCCAGTACGGGGCGAGCCCGCGCGCCTCGCTCGGCCTGGTCCGGGCAACCCGCGCGCTGGCGCTGCTGCGCGGTCGGGACTACGCGCTGCCGCAGGACGTGCAGGACATCGCCCCGGACATCCTGCGGCACCGGCTGGTGCTCAGCTACGACGCGCTCGCCGACGACGTGCCGGCCGACCACATCGTGCACCGGGTGATGTCCACCATTCCGCTCCCGGCGGTCGCCCCCCGGCAGCAGGCCAGCCCGTCGTCGACCACCACGCCGCCGGGCGCCGGCTGGCCCGGGCAGCGGCCGTGACCTCACCCACCCCTCGACCCGCCCCCGTCCCCGACCGCAGCGAGGCCGTGCTGTCCCGGCTCCAGTTGCTGGTCACCCGCAAGCTCGACGGTCTGCTCCAGGGCGACTACGCCGGCCTGCTGCCCGGCCCGGGCAGCGAGGCGGGTGAGTCACGGGAGTACCGGGCCGGCGACGACGTACGCCGGATGGACTGGCCGGTCACGGCACGGACCACAACGCCGCACGTGCGACGTACGGTGGCTGACCGGGAGTTGGAGACCTGGCTGGCGCTGGACCTCTCGGCCAGCCTGGACTTCGGCACCGGGCAGTGGCTCAAGCGGGAGGTGGTGGTGGCCGCCGCCGCCGCGATCACCCACCTGACCGTGCGCGGCGGTAACCGGATCGGCGCGGTGATCGGCACCGGCGGCGGCGCGTCCGCCCCGGCCCGGCGCTGGCGGGGTGGGCCACCGCCGACCGGGCCCGGGGTGTTCACCCGCCTTCCGGCGCGCTCCGGCCGCAAGGAGGCGCAGGGCCTGCTGCGCGCCGTCGCCGGCGCCGCGATCCAGCCCGGCCGGGGTGACCTGGGCGCCCTGATCGAGATGCTCAACCGCCCACCCCGGCGGCGAGGGGTGGCGGTGGTGGTCTCGGACTTCCTCGCGCCGGCCGAGCAGTGGGCCCGGCCGATGCGCAAGCTGCGGGTCCGGCACGACGTGCTGGCGATCGAGGTGGTCGACCCGCGGGAGCTGGAGCTGCCCGACGTGGGTGTGCTGCCGGTGGTCGACCCCGAGAGTGGCGAGCTGCACGAGGTGCAGACCGCCGACCCGCGGCTTCGGCAGCGCTACGCCGAGGCCGCCGCCGCCCAGCGGGCCACGATCGCCGCCGCGCTGCGTAGCGCCGGCGCGGCCCACCTGCGACTGCGTACCGACCGAGACTGGCTGCTGGACATGGTGCGTTTCGTGGCCGCGCAGCGGCACGCCCGCACCCGGGGGACGACACGATGATCCGTTTCATGCAACCGTGGTGGCTGCTGGCCGTGCTGCCGGTGCTCGCCCTCGCCGCGTTCTACCTGTGGCGGCAGCTGCACCGCCGGGCGTACGCGATGCGCTTCACCAACGTGGATCTGCTGCGCACCGTGGCACCGAAGGGGCTTGGCTGGCGCCGGCACGTTTCGGCGACCGCGTTCCTGCTCTGCCTGCTGGTGCTGGCCACCGCGCTGGCCCGTCCCGCGGTGGACACCAAGGAGCCGCTGGAGCGGGCGACAGTGATGCTCGCCATCGACGTGTCGCTGTCCATGCAGGCCGACGATGTGGCGCCGAACCGTCTGGAGGCGGCCCAGGAGGCGGCGAAGCAGTTCGTCGGCGAGTTGCCGAGGAGCTACAACCTGGGGCTGGTGTCGTTCGCCAAGGCGGCAAACGTGCTGGTGCCACCGGGCAAGGACCGGGCGGCGGTGACAAGTGCGATCGACGGGCTGGTGCTGGCCGAGGCGACCGCGACCGGCGAGGCGGTGTTCACCTGCCTGGAGGCGATCCGGTCGGTGCCGGCCGACGGGGCGGCGGGTATTCCACCGGCCCGGATCGTGCTGCTCTCCGACGGGTTCCGCACGTCCGGCCGGTCGGTGGAGGAGGCGGCGGCGGCCGCGCAGGCGGCCAACGTGCCGGTCTCCACCATCGCCTTCGGCACCGACACCGGCCAGGTCGACATCGGCGGCCAGCTCCAGCGGGTGCCGGTGGACCGGATGGCCCTGGCCGAGCTGGCCGAGACCACCGAGGGCTACTTCTACGAGGCGGCCTCGGTGAGCGAGCTGAAGCAGGTCTACCAGGACATGGGCAGCTCGATCGGGTTCCGCACGGAGCCGCGCGAGGTGACCCAGTGGTACGCCGGGGTGGCGCTGCTGCTGGCGCTCTGCGCCGGTGCGCTCAGCCTGCTCTGGTCGTCCCGGATGCTGTGAGGCCGGCGGTGCCCGGGCTGGTCCCGGGCGCCGCCACCAGTGGCCGGGTGACGAGATCGGGCGCGAGCGGTGGGGTCAGTGCCCGCCGCCGGCGAGCACGAAGACGATGGCCACCCAGACGGCGGCGAGGGTGAAGCCCAGCGGGGCGACGTAGCGGCTCATGGACGGCTCCGGGTGGCGGCTGGACGGTCCGCGTGCGGGGGCGGACCGCAGGGGGTGGGGACGCGCACACGAAGTCGTGACCGGGCGGCTCCCGGCGACCGTCCGGATTCGGACGGCGCGGCACGCGCACCTCGGCGTGGGCCGGGTGACGGGGGAGCGGAGCGGGGTCAGCTCACCAGACTGAGTCGTGGCTCAGCGGGGCTGACCATCGGCCCGGCCACGACTGGGAGGATCGCTATCTCGCACAGCGATCACCTCCTGACGTCGGGCGGGCCGGAACGTCGATCATCGTACACCCGCGCCGCCGACGGGACGTACTCGGCCGACCGGCTGGCGGCTCCTCCACCGCCCGGCCGTCGCCACCCGGTCCGACGGGCCGGCCGGCGGCCCGCCCGTGCCAGCGTGACAAGCACCGCGGCGAACAGGGGCAGCCAGCAGAACCGGGCGAGCACCCAGCCCGGACCGTCCGGCGCGGTGTGCAACCCCGGCAGGGCCACCCCACCCCGGGCGACGAGCGCGGTCACCGCGACCAGGACGGGCTGGTGCCACAGGTAGATCCGCACCGCGTTCCGGTTCACCTCGGTCACCGCCCGGCCCGGCAACCGACGGGCCAGCAGCCGTTCCAGCCCCGGCCGGGCGAGCAGGCCCACCCCGACCTGGGTGACCGCGAGCGCCACCGCCAGCAACGACGGCGGGTTCAGGTTCGACACCCCGGCCCCGGGCACCCCGACCGCGCTGACCGGATAGCCCAGCGCCAGCAGCGCGGCCA
Above is a window of Micromonospora coriariae DNA encoding:
- a CDS encoding VWA domain-containing protein, with product MIRFMQPWWLLAVLPVLALAAFYLWRQLHRRAYAMRFTNVDLLRTVAPKGLGWRRHVSATAFLLCLLVLATALARPAVDTKEPLERATVMLAIDVSLSMQADDVAPNRLEAAQEAAKQFVGELPRSYNLGLVSFAKAANVLVPPGKDRAAVTSAIDGLVLAEATATGEAVFTCLEAIRSVPADGAAGIPPARIVLLSDGFRTSGRSVEEAAAAAQAANVPVSTIAFGTDTGQVDIGGQLQRVPVDRMALAELAETTEGYFYEAASVSELKQVYQDMGSSIGFRTEPREVTQWYAGVALLLALCAGALSLLWSSRML
- a CDS encoding PH domain-containing protein; the protein is MLTDGSAGRGPLEPWPDTVHWQPISSDLIWVELIRLAVVLAIGLAVTAIGWALSGQGLFGLALAAVLVFGAWRAVAIVRAVRAWGYAEREDDLLVRHGLLVRRLSIVPYSRMQFVDVSAGPLERAFDLATVQLHTAAAASDARVPGLRPAEASRLRDRLTALGEDRAEGL
- a CDS encoding PH domain-containing protein — protein: MTDHPAEPGTGPPRPPGGAPPTGPPPGGAVPPYAPGGAVPYAAVPPGVPYPWPLPATGGDGEPRQRLHPLSPLLHGAKSLVVVIAGLSWSTLSRVGFGWFAAMVVVLALGATVLSVISWYNTGYHVVGRELRVYEGLLWRRTRAIPLERLQAVEVVRPLLAQLTGLAELRLEVVGGGKTEAPLAYLGVADAARLRERLLALAGRASQPPAPGLAPSAAAPGTAPPLAAPGRPLHAVRNQSLLVSQLLTPQAFLLPFGVAFVVVQFLTAGSWSFVAVASTLTAMAGVLLQPIRRVLDDWNFRLARDDGTLRVHNGLLETRAQTVPLDRVQTVRATWPLLWRVKGWLRLRLEVAGYSVAEADDRNRPDRLLPVGDLPTATMIVTEVLPGVRLDALALAPPPPRARWLHPLGRGALGAGLFERVFATRSGLLTRQVAIVPYARIQSVRVVQGPAQRRLGLATVYADTAGGSGAAAQDRDLSEAWGLAAELTFRAHAARRPA
- a CDS encoding MBL fold metallo-hydrolase, with the translated sequence MIGGFVKVADRVHVLREPLLRINVTLVVGDDEALLVDTLSSAAQATELAAAVRAVTDRPLTLVNTHHHYDHCFGNAVLAGDPPRPVYAHALAAAALREQPERLRREAYDEVREEHPALAAELTDTPLLAPTHTVHTETALDLGGRRVLLRHPGRGHTDADLVVHVPDADVLVAGDLVEQSGPPAFEDSYPLQWPDAVADLLRLTTTGTVVVPGHGDPVDVEFVRAQHAELAKLAWLIRAGHTGGAPPERVAAEAPFGARAALIAARRGYLELDGTP
- a CDS encoding thioesterase family protein; this encodes MQEQPEPAFAPGLTARVELTVTDADTAQAVGSGDVPVLGTPRVLALAEAATVAATATAMPSGSTTVGTRVELEHLAPTVVGRTVRAQALLAAVDGRRLSFEVTVTDGAETVARGRVDRILVDRQRFVDRAGRAS
- a CDS encoding phosphatase PAP2 family protein is translated as MAVVTDPQTPARTDPPASPDGGRRRIVAMTIWAVAFVAAWLGIGLPTDPAYAFVWIWAGTIAWNSDRPWRSHLRFARDWVPVVLLLAAYNLSRGFADNGATPHAMELIVADRFMFGWATGGEVPTIWLQQHLYHPQLHWWDVAASWVYFSHFVVALAAAAVLWLRDRHRWAAYMRRWGFLCAAGLATYFIYPAAPPWWAAQNGLLTEVARISTRGWKAFGMHGAGNVLNAGQIASNPVAAMPSLHTAWALFVVLFFLHTTRRRWWPLLLAYPLAMTFTLVYSGEHYVIDVLVGWTYVGMTFLVVGLAERGWAALRARRAGPAKAAAEPPPGGITGPDGATDPPGRPANGQPAPVGPSTADEPAVPADR
- a CDS encoding DUF58 domain-containing protein; its protein translation is MARAAAVTSPTPRPAPVPDRSEAVLSRLQLLVTRKLDGLLQGDYAGLLPGPGSEAGESREYRAGDDVRRMDWPVTARTTTPHVRRTVADRELETWLALDLSASLDFGTGQWLKREVVVAAAAAITHLTVRGGNRIGAVIGTGGGASAPARRWRGGPPPTGPGVFTRLPARSGRKEAQGLLRAVAGAAIQPGRGDLGALIEMLNRPPRRRGVAVVVSDFLAPAEQWARPMRKLRVRHDVLAIEVVDPRELELPDVGVLPVVDPESGELHEVQTADPRLRQRYAEAAAAQRATIAAALRSAGAAHLRLRTDRDWLLDMVRFVAAQRHARTRGTTR
- a CDS encoding AAA family ATPase codes for the protein MAQPTMPDAPTPNGAAPADPAPVTTPAQDATLLERALFEIKRVIVGQDRMVERMFVALLARGHCLLEGVPGVAKTLAVETLAKVVGGSFARVQFTPDLVPADIMGTRIYRQSSEKFDVELGPVFVNFLLADEINRAPAKVQSALLEVMSERQVSIGGESHRVPDPFLVMATQNPIEQEGVYPLPEAQRDRFLMKIVVGYPTDAEEREIVYRMGVAAPEPSAVFDTPDLIALQRKADQVFVHNALVDYAVRLVLATRAPAEHGMPDVAQLIQYGASPRASLGLVRATRALALLRGRDYALPQDVQDIAPDILRHRLVLSYDALADDVPADHIVHRVMSTIPLPAVAPRQQASPSSTTTPPGAGWPGQRP